The following proteins are co-located in the Paludibaculum fermentans genome:
- a CDS encoding C40 family peptidase, with amino-acid sequence MAETRAVIVQPVLDMYSKPSLDADVVSQALHGMTVQVTAEQEGWLSITTPGDDYPGWIERAGVRILKDGEAYPNGRTVTVQALLAHVYREASVTKHRPLISLPFETRLEVVADQTARGDRWLQVRLPDGRTGSIQSGDVIESPKTLEVPEIIELAHRFLGRPYTWGGRSAAGYDCSGFVQMLVRRGGVDLPRDAKPQALWEKAATIERKDLRPGDLVYFGPSVQKINHTGFYVGHGEFIHSTTNTQPVIQISKLDDQPWTKLLVACRRWKQ; translated from the coding sequence ATGGCGGAAACACGGGCGGTGATTGTCCAGCCGGTCCTTGATATGTACTCCAAGCCGTCGCTGGATGCCGACGTGGTGTCCCAGGCGCTCCACGGCATGACGGTCCAGGTCACCGCCGAACAGGAGGGCTGGCTCAGCATCACCACCCCGGGCGACGACTATCCAGGCTGGATCGAGCGGGCTGGTGTCCGAATCCTCAAGGACGGCGAGGCGTACCCCAATGGCCGCACGGTCACGGTCCAGGCGTTGCTGGCCCATGTCTACCGCGAAGCTTCGGTGACCAAACACCGGCCGCTGATCAGCCTGCCCTTCGAGACCAGGCTGGAGGTGGTGGCCGACCAGACCGCGCGCGGCGACCGCTGGCTGCAGGTCCGACTGCCGGATGGCCGCACCGGCTCCATCCAGAGCGGCGACGTCATTGAATCCCCCAAGACCCTGGAAGTCCCGGAGATCATCGAACTAGCCCACCGCTTCCTGGGCCGGCCCTATACGTGGGGCGGGCGCTCCGCCGCGGGCTACGACTGTTCGGGCTTCGTGCAGATGCTGGTGCGGCGCGGCGGCGTGGACCTGCCTCGCGACGCAAAGCCGCAGGCGCTGTGGGAGAAGGCCGCCACCATCGAGCGCAAGGACCTGCGCCCCGGGGATCTCGTCTACTTCGGACCGTCGGTGCAGAAGATCAACCATACCGGCTTCTATGTGGGCCATGGCGAGTTTATCCACTCCACCACCAACACGCAGCCGGTGATCCAGATCAGTAAGTTGGACGACCAGCCCTGGACGAAGCTGCTGGTTGCCTGCAGGAGGTGGAAGCAGTGA
- a CDS encoding ADOP family duplicated permease, protein MSWTNELSNRFRYLLRRNRFDAELEDEILFHLEARADELEAEGMTRKNALLQARREFGSQARIQEDSRSFWHFQWLEDLLSDLRYGSRALIRNKTFALAAIFSLALGTGANTSVFSFTMEFLFSEPSVADPDTLAIARIGGRSHSPFPEYRFVRDAKIFAGLAGLRESEANWRNGNDTNRIHVLQVTDNYYQVTGTPLLMGRPIQPGERNTVVISHHFWQTRLNGNPDVLGRTLVLDGQPFLVTGVLTQVHRSLIGFGFSPDLSMPVLRDSTDVKFIARLHPGMTHPDALERLRHAADELDRVYPREGNEPRSRYLSIYGVHGLDRLTGEKFMPVVAFFGLLLVVVGLVLLVACANVASLSLARSASRRQELSIRLAIGASRGRVVRQLLAESLLLAGLSTAAGVGLNLMLTSAVSGMALPLPFPIRIYITPDWHLLVYSVVVAAGCALVSGVMPALAATRADVHTGLKEDARQASGGRWNLRNILVAGQLAITVVLLATGLLFLRNLNQATSMNPGFDVNSTIWANMRLVPERYAEPGRQAIAVQHALAQLRAVPGVQAATVTRVVPLNDSSDMRAPIITDASDKEPLLYINLNNVAPDYFRTLAIPLLDGREFNDADRAGSNPVAIINDELARSLFGQGRAVGHTIGWRDPGGQTIRRFQIVGVVAASKYRSLGEEDRSALYRPYFQNAELEPSVAFLIRATRKPEGLLREIDRTLAAIDSSAAIEVKPMSSALGLAFLPSRVGAALLGTMGALGLLLASLGLYGVLVYAVNRRVREIGIRMALGASPRQVLRMVFGQSLLLVGVGSAIGLALALLATQPLTMFLVPGVHPTDVSTYVTVVGILLAVAILATAGPAVRAVRVDPTTALRYE, encoded by the coding sequence ATGAGCTGGACCAACGAGCTATCCAACCGCTTCCGCTACCTGCTGCGCCGCAACCGCTTCGATGCCGAGCTCGAGGACGAGATCCTCTTCCACCTGGAAGCCCGCGCCGACGAACTCGAGGCCGAAGGCATGACCCGCAAAAACGCCCTCCTCCAGGCCCGCCGCGAGTTCGGCTCGCAGGCACGCATCCAGGAAGACTCGCGCTCCTTCTGGCACTTCCAGTGGCTGGAAGACCTCCTGTCGGACCTGCGCTACGGGTCCCGAGCTCTCATCCGCAACAAGACCTTCGCCCTGGCGGCCATCTTCTCCCTCGCCCTGGGCACCGGCGCCAACACCTCGGTCTTCAGCTTCACCATGGAGTTCCTCTTCAGCGAACCCTCCGTCGCCGACCCGGACACCCTGGCCATCGCCCGCATCGGAGGCCGCAGCCATTCTCCCTTCCCCGAGTACCGCTTCGTGCGGGATGCCAAGATCTTCGCGGGCCTCGCCGGCTTGCGGGAGTCCGAAGCCAACTGGCGCAACGGCAACGACACTAACCGCATCCACGTCCTTCAGGTGACCGACAACTACTATCAGGTCACGGGCACGCCCCTCCTCATGGGCCGGCCCATCCAGCCCGGCGAACGCAACACTGTCGTCATTAGCCATCACTTCTGGCAGACACGCCTCAATGGCAACCCGGATGTCCTCGGCCGCACGCTCGTCCTGGATGGCCAGCCCTTCCTCGTCACCGGAGTCCTCACCCAGGTCCATCGCAGCCTCATCGGCTTCGGCTTCTCCCCCGACCTCAGCATGCCCGTGCTGCGCGACAGCACAGACGTGAAGTTCATCGCACGCCTGCACCCGGGCATGACTCATCCCGACGCGCTGGAACGCCTGCGCCACGCCGCCGATGAACTCGACCGCGTCTATCCGCGCGAGGGCAATGAGCCTCGCAGCCGCTACCTCAGCATCTACGGAGTCCATGGTCTCGACCGTCTGACGGGTGAGAAGTTCATGCCGGTGGTTGCCTTCTTCGGCCTGCTCCTCGTCGTGGTCGGCCTTGTCCTGCTGGTCGCCTGCGCCAACGTCGCCAGCCTCTCCCTGGCGCGCTCGGCCAGCCGCCGCCAGGAGCTCTCCATCCGCCTCGCCATCGGAGCCAGCCGCGGCCGAGTCGTCCGCCAGCTCCTGGCGGAGAGCCTGCTGCTGGCCGGTCTCAGCACGGCCGCCGGCGTCGGCTTGAACCTGATGCTCACCAGCGCGGTGAGTGGTATGGCCCTCCCGCTGCCCTTTCCCATCCGCATCTACATCACGCCCGATTGGCACCTGCTCGTCTACTCGGTTGTGGTCGCCGCCGGTTGCGCGCTGGTCTCCGGAGTCATGCCCGCCCTGGCCGCCACCAGGGCCGATGTTCATACCGGTCTCAAGGAGGATGCCCGCCAGGCCTCCGGCGGCCGCTGGAACCTGCGCAACATCCTGGTCGCCGGCCAGTTGGCCATCACGGTGGTCCTGCTGGCCACGGGCCTGCTCTTCCTCCGCAACCTCAACCAGGCCACCAGCATGAACCCCGGCTTCGACGTCAACTCCACCATCTGGGCCAATATGCGCCTTGTGCCGGAGCGTTACGCCGAACCAGGCCGCCAGGCAATCGCCGTCCAACATGCGCTCGCCCAGCTCCGCGCTGTGCCGGGCGTGCAGGCCGCCACCGTCACACGAGTGGTGCCGCTGAACGACAGCAGCGACATGCGGGCGCCCATCATTACCGATGCCAGTGACAAGGAACCCCTGCTCTACATCAACCTCAACAACGTGGCTCCGGACTACTTCCGAACCCTGGCCATCCCGCTCCTCGATGGCCGCGAGTTCAATGACGCCGACCGCGCCGGCTCCAATCCCGTCGCCATCATCAATGACGAACTGGCCCGCTCCCTCTTCGGCCAAGGCCGGGCCGTCGGCCACACCATCGGCTGGCGCGATCCCGGCGGCCAAACCATCCGGCGCTTCCAGATCGTGGGGGTCGTCGCCGCCAGCAAGTACCGCAGCCTGGGCGAAGAAGACCGCAGCGCCCTCTATCGCCCCTACTTCCAGAACGCCGAGCTGGAGCCCAGCGTCGCCTTCCTCATCCGGGCCACCCGCAAGCCCGAGGGCCTGCTGCGTGAGATTGACCGCACGTTGGCCGCGATCGACTCCTCAGCGGCCATCGAAGTGAAGCCCATGAGTTCGGCCCTTGGCCTGGCCTTCCTGCCGAGCCGAGTGGGGGCCGCTCTCCTCGGCACAATGGGCGCCCTGGGCCTGTTGCTGGCCTCACTCGGTCTCTACGGAGTCCTCGTCTATGCGGTCAACCGCCGTGTCCGGGAGATCGGCATCCGCATGGCCCTGGGCGCCAGCCCCCGCCAAGTGCTGCGCATGGTCTTCGGCCAAAGCCTGTTGCTGGTCGGAGTAGGCTCTGCAATCGGTCTGGCTCTGGCCCTGTTGGCAACGCAGCCGCTGACGATGTTCCTGGTCCCGGGAGTCCACCCAACCGACGTGTCCACCTACGTCACCGTAGTAGGCATCCTCCTGGCCGTAGCCATCCTGGCCACCGCCGGTCCAGCCGTGAGAGCCGTAAGAGTAGACCCCACTACCGCCCTGCGCTACGAATGA
- a CDS encoding PadR family transcriptional regulator, translating to MSKPDPIHGEFLPGTLSMLILRTLARGPLHGYAIAKRIKDASSDVLAIEEGSLYPALNRLLVKGWLTADWGLSDNNRKARFYRLTDEGRRQMEQETHDFDRMVDAIRLVLKTV from the coding sequence ATGTCCAAACCTGACCCCATCCACGGCGAGTTCCTACCCGGAACCCTCTCCATGCTCATCCTCCGCACGCTCGCCCGCGGACCCCTCCACGGCTACGCCATCGCCAAGCGCATCAAGGACGCCTCCTCCGACGTCCTGGCCATCGAAGAAGGCTCGCTCTATCCGGCCCTCAATCGCCTGCTCGTCAAAGGCTGGCTCACCGCCGACTGGGGCCTCTCCGACAACAACCGCAAGGCCCGGTTCTATCGCCTCACCGACGAAGGCCGCCGCCAGATGGAACAGGAAACCCATGACTTCGATCGCATGGTCGACGCCATCCGACTCGTGTTGAAGACCGTTTAG
- a CDS encoding ABC transporter permease, which translates to MLADLRHSLRTLLRNPRFTFLAIAVLALGIGATSAMFSVVYSVLWRPLPYQDPSRLMVLLGATQGRGDRMPVPPGDFNAFRSRGQSFSNLAAAELWSPTLTGVDQAEELHGLHTSASLFDVLGVPAALGRTFAPDDDRPGAPKVVVLSHQLWQRRFGADPAILGRTIRLSNEPHTVIGVMPKGFYFPPFWANKAELYAAPAFGPDRAGSHTFSTLRVFTRLKPGVSLEQARSEAARIAASLAEEFPRSNQGRSAALTPLSEISTGKVRLLLIVMFAAVAATLLIACANLANLLLARAAGRAREIAVRQSLGAQRGHLVRQFLSESVLLACAGGAIGLLFAIWAVPALLAHLPESGVFQLPRSEEVGVGAAVVVFNFAVCLITGLLFGIAPALSASRCDIQIALKDGSRGTTAGGSAKRFRNALISAEVALALVLLVGAGLLLRTFQNLRSLDPGFQPANVLALNLSLSSSGHAKAELRSIYYQQLLERLRTLPGVKSASAVNHVPLIGDTWGSDITPEGRPAAPGQTLTAVYRVALPEYFSTLGIRFDAGRDFAMTDSEHAPAVAVINRTMARRLWPAENALGKRFKAGDAQSDAAWMTVVGIIRDTTQNEWGATPDNEFYVPFLQDAGYQHGDGGFRTMTLALRYSGDRAALAALIPPQVWSLDRDVAIPSIVALDDAVADSVWAQRAAMSLLAVFAAVSVLMAALGIYAVLSFLVRGRTQELGIRMALGAQPLQVVRLILQQALPPVAIGAAAGLAAALILARFIGSLLYGVKASDPLVFSSVTALILLVATAASLIPARQAAKVDPLTALRAD; encoded by the coding sequence ATGCTGGCCGACCTGCGTCACTCCCTTCGGACCCTCCTGCGCAATCCGCGCTTCACCTTCCTCGCCATCGCCGTCCTCGCCCTCGGCATCGGAGCCACTTCGGCCATGTTCTCCGTCGTCTACTCCGTCCTCTGGCGCCCGCTCCCTTATCAGGACCCCAGCCGCCTCATGGTGCTCCTCGGCGCCACCCAGGGACGCGGCGACCGCATGCCCGTCCCGCCCGGCGACTTCAACGCCTTCCGCTCCCGCGGCCAGTCCTTCTCGAACCTCGCCGCCGCCGAACTCTGGTCCCCCACCCTCACCGGAGTCGATCAGGCCGAGGAACTCCACGGCCTCCATACCTCCGCCTCCCTCTTTGACGTCCTCGGAGTCCCCGCCGCCCTCGGTCGCACCTTCGCCCCCGACGACGACCGCCCCGGAGCCCCCAAAGTCGTCGTCCTCAGCCACCAGCTCTGGCAGCGCCGCTTTGGCGCCGATCCCGCCATCCTCGGCCGCACTATCCGCCTCAGCAACGAGCCCCATACCGTCATCGGCGTCATGCCCAAGGGCTTCTACTTCCCGCCTTTCTGGGCCAACAAGGCCGAGCTCTACGCCGCCCCGGCCTTCGGACCCGACCGCGCAGGCTCCCACACCTTCTCCACCCTCCGCGTCTTCACCCGCCTCAAGCCCGGAGTCTCCCTCGAACAGGCCCGCTCCGAGGCCGCCCGCATCGCCGCCAGCCTCGCCGAAGAGTTCCCCCGCTCCAACCAGGGCCGCTCTGCCGCCCTCACCCCGCTCAGCGAGATCTCCACCGGCAAGGTCCGCCTCCTCCTCATCGTCATGTTCGCCGCCGTCGCCGCCACCCTGCTCATCGCCTGCGCCAACCTCGCCAACCTGCTGCTGGCCCGCGCCGCCGGCCGGGCCCGTGAGATCGCCGTCCGCCAATCCCTCGGAGCCCAGCGCGGCCACCTCGTCCGCCAGTTCCTCTCGGAAAGCGTCCTCCTGGCCTGCGCCGGAGGAGCCATCGGACTCCTGTTCGCCATCTGGGCCGTGCCCGCCCTCCTGGCTCACCTGCCGGAATCCGGCGTCTTCCAGCTCCCCCGCAGCGAGGAGGTCGGCGTCGGAGCCGCCGTCGTCGTCTTCAACTTCGCGGTCTGCCTCATCACCGGACTCCTCTTCGGCATCGCGCCCGCCCTCAGCGCCTCCCGCTGCGATATTCAGATCGCCCTCAAGGACGGCTCCCGCGGAACCACCGCCGGCGGCTCCGCCAAGCGCTTCCGCAATGCGCTCATCTCCGCCGAGGTCGCCCTCGCCCTGGTCCTTCTCGTCGGCGCTGGACTCCTCCTCCGCACCTTCCAGAACCTCCGCTCGCTCGACCCCGGCTTCCAGCCCGCCAACGTCCTGGCCCTCAACCTCTCCCTCTCCAGTTCCGGCCACGCCAAGGCTGAACTCCGCAGCATCTACTACCAGCAACTTCTCGAACGCCTCCGGACCCTCCCCGGCGTCAAGTCCGCCAGCGCCGTCAACCACGTCCCCCTCATCGGCGACACCTGGGGCAGCGACATCACCCCCGAAGGCCGGCCGGCCGCACCCGGCCAGACCCTCACCGCCGTCTACCGCGTCGCCCTGCCGGAGTACTTCTCCACCCTCGGCATCCGCTTCGACGCCGGCCGCGATTTCGCGATGACCGACTCCGAACACGCGCCCGCCGTCGCGGTCATCAACCGCACCATGGCCCGCCGCCTCTGGCCCGCAGAGAACGCCCTCGGTAAGCGCTTCAAGGCCGGCGACGCCCAGTCCGATGCCGCCTGGATGACCGTCGTCGGCATCATCCGCGACACCACGCAGAACGAGTGGGGCGCCACCCCGGACAACGAGTTCTATGTCCCCTTTCTCCAGGATGCCGGCTACCAGCACGGTGACGGAGGCTTCCGCACCATGACCCTCGCCCTGCGCTACAGCGGCGACCGGGCCGCCCTCGCCGCGCTCATCCCGCCGCAGGTCTGGAGCCTCGACCGCGACGTGGCCATCCCGAGCATCGTCGCCCTCGACGACGCCGTAGCCGACTCAGTCTGGGCCCAGCGCGCCGCCATGTCCCTCCTGGCCGTCTTCGCCGCCGTATCAGTCCTTATGGCCGCCCTCGGCATCTACGCAGTCCTCTCGTTCCTGGTCCGTGGCCGCACCCAGGAACTCGGCATCCGCATGGCCCTGGGAGCCCAACCGCTCCAGGTCGTCCGCCTGATCCTCCAGCAAGCCCTCCCGCCGGTAGCAATAGGCGCCGCCGCCGGCCTGGCCGCCGCCCTGATCCTGGCCCGCTTCATCGGCAGCCTCTTATATGGAGTAAAGGCCTCCGACCCCCTGGTCTTTTCCTCCGTCACCGCCCTAATCCTATTGGTGGCCACGGCGGCCAGCCTGATCCCGGCCCGCCAGGCCGCCAAAGTAGACCCGCTAACCGCCCTCCGGGCCGACTAG
- a CDS encoding IS481 family transposase, with translation MDQRVQLLQEYDEGETVTALAEAYGVSRKTVHKWIKRREEEGVAGLQDRSRAPHTSPQEVSQEVIERILAERRKWNWGPRKLLRKLAEAEPERKHWPAPSTIAMILKRAGLSVTRKRRLRTPPFGQPFASVDGPNRTWCADFKGWFRTGDGVRCDPLTITDAHSRYLLRCQITPKTDGKHAAAIFEAAFREYGLPEVIRTDNGTPFSTRAPGGLSRLSMRWVRLGILPERTAPASPQENGRHERMHRTLKQDTLNPPAANPRQQQKRFHDFQRIYNEQRPHEALDYDTPAKHYQPSLRPMPRRIPEVEYPAGLVLRRIQNHGDLYYKDQRIFISEIFARQLLGLRQVDDRYFEVFYGMLLLGWLDIERNRFMRKKPKALEQQDDESAAVPAAE, from the coding sequence ATGGACCAACGGGTTCAACTATTGCAGGAGTACGACGAAGGCGAGACCGTGACCGCACTGGCGGAAGCCTATGGCGTATCGAGAAAGACGGTCCACAAGTGGATCAAGCGTCGAGAGGAGGAAGGCGTGGCCGGTTTGCAGGACCGCAGCCGGGCGCCTCATACCAGCCCGCAGGAAGTCAGTCAGGAAGTCATAGAGCGCATCCTGGCTGAGCGGCGGAAGTGGAACTGGGGCCCGCGCAAGCTATTGAGGAAGTTGGCCGAGGCGGAGCCGGAGAGGAAGCACTGGCCGGCGCCCAGCACCATCGCCATGATCCTGAAAAGAGCGGGTCTGAGTGTCACACGAAAGCGACGCTTGCGGACGCCGCCCTTCGGGCAGCCCTTTGCGTCCGTGGATGGACCCAATCGGACGTGGTGCGCGGACTTCAAGGGTTGGTTCCGTACAGGTGATGGCGTGCGTTGCGATCCATTGACCATCACGGACGCCCACAGCAGGTACTTGCTGCGCTGCCAAATTACGCCGAAGACGGATGGAAAGCATGCGGCTGCGATCTTCGAGGCGGCGTTTCGAGAGTACGGTCTGCCGGAGGTGATTCGTACGGACAATGGCACGCCGTTTTCGACGCGGGCGCCTGGCGGACTCAGTCGGTTGTCGATGCGCTGGGTTCGGCTGGGCATTCTGCCGGAGCGCACAGCACCGGCCTCACCGCAGGAAAACGGCCGCCACGAGCGCATGCATCGGACGTTGAAACAGGACACGCTGAATCCGCCGGCGGCCAACCCGCGCCAGCAGCAGAAGCGATTTCACGACTTTCAAAGGATCTACAACGAGCAGCGGCCCCATGAAGCCCTGGACTACGATACGCCGGCAAAACACTATCAGCCGTCGTTGCGCCCGATGCCACGTCGGATCCCGGAGGTGGAGTACCCGGCAGGGCTCGTGCTACGACGGATCCAGAATCACGGAGATCTCTACTACAAGGATCAGAGGATTTTCATCAGCGAGATCTTTGCGCGTCAGTTGCTTGGACTGCGGCAGGTTGACGATCGCTATTTCGAAGTGTTCTACGGCATGCTGTTGCTCGGCTGGCTGGACATAGAGCGTAATCGGTTTATGAGGAAGAAGCCGAAGGCGCTGGAGCAACAGGACGACGAATCCGCGGCGGTGCCGGCCGCTGAGTAA
- a CDS encoding dipeptide epimerase → MKRRTFLGTSAAMAAPVPTKKNGLVLKTRRLKLKHTWTTVMSSSDYRDTFYVEFTNGGVTGIGEGAPIIRYKESAETCTAALEAIRPWLESADPWAFAKFMQGAFQKIEGNWAGKAALDIALLDWVGKKLNIPLWRHFGLDRNDAPVTTFSIGIDKAEVVRQKVLEAEAFPVLKVKVGLANDEEMIASVRAATKKPLRVDANEGFKSKEEAVEKINWLEKQGVEFIEQPLPAANLEDMNWIRKRVHMPIIADEACLHPSDIPKLAPHFDGVNIKIDKCGGLLEGWRMIQLARSLNLKVMLGCMVSSSVAVTAAAQLSPLVDYADLDGFLLISNDPYDGVKVEKGKLVLPTGPGLGLKARPA, encoded by the coding sequence GTGAAGCGCAGAACGTTCCTTGGCACCAGCGCCGCCATGGCCGCTCCGGTCCCCACGAAGAAGAACGGCCTCGTCCTCAAGACGCGCCGGTTGAAGCTGAAGCACACATGGACCACGGTGATGTCCTCCAGCGACTACCGGGACACGTTCTACGTCGAGTTCACCAACGGCGGCGTGACGGGCATCGGCGAAGGCGCTCCCATCATCCGCTACAAGGAGAGTGCCGAGACCTGCACGGCAGCCTTGGAGGCGATCCGGCCGTGGCTCGAAAGCGCCGATCCGTGGGCGTTCGCGAAGTTCATGCAGGGCGCGTTCCAGAAGATCGAGGGCAACTGGGCCGGCAAGGCCGCGCTGGACATCGCGCTGCTCGACTGGGTGGGCAAGAAGCTGAACATCCCGCTGTGGCGGCACTTTGGGCTCGACCGCAACGATGCTCCGGTGACGACGTTCTCCATCGGCATCGACAAGGCGGAGGTCGTCCGGCAGAAGGTGCTGGAGGCCGAGGCGTTCCCGGTGCTCAAGGTGAAGGTCGGCCTGGCTAACGACGAGGAGATGATCGCCTCGGTGCGGGCCGCTACGAAGAAGCCCTTGCGCGTGGATGCCAACGAGGGCTTCAAGAGCAAGGAAGAGGCGGTGGAGAAGATCAACTGGCTGGAGAAGCAGGGCGTGGAGTTCATCGAGCAACCCCTGCCGGCGGCCAACCTGGAAGACATGAACTGGATCCGCAAGCGGGTCCACATGCCCATCATCGCCGACGAGGCGTGCCTGCACCCTTCGGACATCCCGAAGCTGGCGCCCCACTTCGATGGAGTGAACATCAAGATCGACAAGTGCGGCGGCCTGCTGGAGGGCTGGCGAATGATCCAGTTGGCGCGGTCGCTGAACCTGAAGGTGATGCTGGGCTGCATGGTGAGTTCCTCGGTCGCCGTCACGGCGGCGGCGCAACTGTCTCCGCTGGTCGACTATGCGGATCTCGACGGCTTCCTGCTGATCTCGAACGACCCCTATGACGGTGTAAAGGTCGAGAAGGGCAAGCTCGTGCTGCCCACGGGTCCCGGTCTTGGGCTGAAGGCGCGGCCAGCATAG
- the aroF gene encoding 3-deoxy-7-phosphoheptulonate synthase, with product MIISMRKNAARAEIDSVIQRIEDFGYKIHTIEGEERVVIGAIGVGDTSACLEALEAMNCVEKAVRISAPYKFVSREFKPGRTTITVGGNVHVGNSEFVVMAGPCSVESEKQILESAELAAKGGAKILRGGAFKPRTSPYDFQGMEEEGLKLLAKAREHTGLAIVTEVMSDNDVSLVASYADVMQVGARNMQNFALLKALGKCGKPVLLKRGLSSTIKELLMSAEYIVAHGNNDVMLCERGIRTFETATRNTCDIVACAVLRELTHLPVILDPSHATGKRSLVPALSRAGVAIGADGLIVEIHPNPQKAISDGAQSLEPAQWLDMMKSLQPYIELWKAERMSTVAV from the coding sequence ATGATTATTTCCATGCGCAAGAACGCCGCCCGGGCGGAGATCGATTCGGTCATCCAGCGCATCGAGGACTTCGGGTACAAGATCCACACGATCGAGGGTGAAGAGCGTGTCGTGATCGGTGCCATCGGGGTGGGCGACACCAGTGCCTGTCTGGAGGCGCTGGAGGCGATGAATTGTGTCGAGAAGGCAGTGCGCATCTCGGCGCCTTACAAGTTTGTTTCGCGGGAGTTCAAGCCCGGCCGGACCACCATCACGGTCGGTGGCAATGTCCATGTGGGCAACTCCGAGTTTGTGGTGATGGCGGGTCCGTGCTCCGTCGAGAGCGAGAAGCAGATTCTCGAGTCGGCCGAACTGGCGGCCAAAGGCGGAGCGAAGATCCTGCGCGGCGGCGCCTTTAAGCCGCGTACGTCCCCTTACGACTTCCAGGGCATGGAAGAAGAGGGCTTGAAGCTGCTGGCCAAGGCGCGCGAGCACACCGGTCTGGCGATCGTCACGGAAGTGATGTCGGACAACGACGTTTCGCTGGTGGCCTCCTATGCCGATGTGATGCAGGTGGGCGCCCGCAACATGCAGAACTTCGCGCTGCTCAAGGCTTTGGGCAAGTGCGGCAAGCCGGTGCTGCTGAAGCGCGGTTTGAGCTCGACCATTAAGGAACTACTGATGTCGGCGGAGTACATCGTGGCGCACGGCAACAACGACGTCATGCTGTGCGAGCGCGGCATCCGTACCTTCGAGACGGCCACCCGCAACACCTGCGACATCGTCGCCTGTGCCGTGCTGCGGGAACTGACGCACCTGCCGGTGATCCTGGATCCGAGTCATGCGACCGGCAAACGCAGCCTGGTTCCGGCATTGTCCCGCGCGGGCGTGGCGATTGGGGCCGACGGCCTGATCGTCGAGATCCACCCGAATCCGCAGAAGGCGATCAGCGACGGCGCGCAATCGCTGGAGCCGGCACAGTGGCTGGACATGATGAAGAGCCTGCAACCTTACATCGAGTTGTGGAAGGCTGAGCGGATGTCGACGGTGGCAGTCTAG
- a CDS encoding TlpA family protein disulfide reductase — protein sequence MTQLEPQPISPRFWAAAIIIPSIVVIGLIWALMNPQSLMFLNSKEPIEISFQVPGEPVTRSLSQFRGRVLAVTIWSPDCTECLSQIGVLNELATRFGRDGMMSIAVTPADAAAIRRFASLQSMNVMPGQLERGQADVLPADRPYTYLVDREGFARLKFKGFREASKLEGTVQKLLEQ from the coding sequence GTGACTCAGCTTGAACCGCAACCCATTTCCCCCAGATTCTGGGCGGCCGCCATTATCATCCCCTCCATCGTGGTAATAGGGCTCATCTGGGCGCTCATGAACCCCCAGAGCCTGATGTTCCTGAATTCCAAGGAACCCATCGAGATCAGCTTTCAGGTGCCAGGGGAGCCCGTCACCCGCTCGCTCTCTCAATTCAGGGGCCGTGTCCTGGCCGTTACCATTTGGTCTCCGGATTGTACGGAATGCCTGTCCCAGATCGGCGTTCTCAACGAGTTAGCCACCCGTTTCGGCCGCGACGGCATGATGAGCATTGCCGTCACGCCCGCCGATGCCGCCGCCATCCGGCGCTTCGCCTCGCTGCAGAGCATGAACGTCATGCCGGGCCAACTGGAACGCGGACAGGCGGATGTCCTCCCCGCCGATCGCCCTTACACCTATCTGGTTGACCGGGAAGGTTTTGCCCGTCTCAAATTCAAGGGGTTCCGCGAAGCGTCCAAGCTGGAAGGCACCGTCCAGAAATTGCTGGAACAGTAG